The sequence below is a genomic window from Corvus cornix cornix isolate S_Up_H32 chromosome 1, ASM73873v5, whole genome shotgun sequence.
ATGGACACATAACCATTACATATTTTGACAGCAAGAACAGTCAGAAAGAATGGTGGGGGAAAAGGCAACAGGTACCCTGCATGGCTTACCCATTAtcaattcttttcttcttcagaactTTTGCTAATTTGTTTAGTCCACGTAGGCTGGTAGTAATGGCATCATTCATAGTTGCTGAATCAATTCTCATCTGTGCTTCAGCATATGTAAGAGAAGCCTTGAAGAGGTTAAGAAAAAACAGACATCATGATACATAATTGAACActccaaaaagaaaaccataGTTCCTTCTGTCTTGCAGAAAGTGCAGCTTGCTATCGGTAACTTGGTTCACAATAATACAAAGCTTTGCATTCAATATCTAAATGTCTGCTATTCACAAAGAACAATGGACATACGAGGACAGATCTACGCAAGATACTAAGATACACCAGGCATTTACAGTGGGGTTGTTTTTTGCTGATCACATGTATTTCATATATTAGAGGtctaattttcagaaatgtattgAACATCTACAGAATCCACTGAATTTAACTGACTAGATGGTATATATCAGCCATGTCCTATATACATCATACACAGAGTAACTGCACACATAAACACTGCAGCCTTAGAGGTTGAGAAGGACATGGGAGaatcaaacattttctttatttttagtatttcagtACCATTTTCTAattctaataaaatataaatcattAATCAGAAAGAAGACTTTTTAATCAAGTCTGTTGATCATTGTTTTTATAATAcaatttacagctttttttcagaattatagTAATATTTACATGACTAACCTTGGAATTAATAATACTCTTTGTAAATCTAGTTTTTAGAATCTCAGCCTTATGGTTCATCTCCCATATGCATGAAAATGCAAGCCtatgggagagagagagaaggaggggaaaatcTGTTAAAATGCATACATAAACATCTGTAGTTTCTTGCCAGGATTATAGTACAGATCATATACATATACCTGTCCACATTAGATCTCAGGGAGCATAAGTTGGAACTAAGTAGCTCTGGAACCATATCAATCCTCTGCaaagtaaagaataaaaatcagtaCTTTATAAGTTAGTATTTTAACTTCCTGATTTTCAATATAATAAAAGCTTGAagataataattatttttttgacaAGAAAGCTCaggtttctgaaagaaaagtaaacCACCTTAAGAAAATTCATTCCAAGATTCATTTTAATTATCATCTTTTTAGTAACAGtgatttctgaaaagaaatcgTGGTCTGGAAGAAACAAACAGGACTAAGCCTACAGTGTTAATGAATGCAAATCATAGGAAACTTCAGAGATTTAGCTatgacaaaaaaagcagaaaaccaatggaaaaggcaaaaccaggCCACTTCTGCAATTTCATACTGGAATTGAAGCAGTATTCCAGTTTCAGAAGCACATGCTAATAATGCTTCAAACCAGAGTTGAATGGGATATTGTCCAGATAATggctttttaaagataaaaaggaaaataaaattgtcttAGACAaattgtctatttttttttcctccttagtTCAGAGATGTTCAGAGATGATTCATTCCAAAGaattaaaagaggaaagcaaTGAAAATCCAACCATTTAATCGTACAAGAAGCTGTAGAAAACAATTACTTTTTCACACAGATACACTGTTGTTCCTCTTTTTACTGACTCCTCATCCAAAGCATTTCCTGGGCGAATAAAATGACTGACATCTGCAATATGTACACCAACCTAGAAAACAAGCATCACGTTATGCACCtcatgaaacagaaacagttttcaGAGTGAAATAAACTTTCCCACATTTTTACAAACCAATTTATCCATTCCCAGTTCCTTTCAGCAGCTCCCATATTTCATAAAAAGAACAGTTAAAACCTAtcatactaaaaaaaagaaCGGTCGCATCAATTATTCAAAAAAAGAGCATTTGTACATTTAGGGGAAAGTTATATTCACTACAAATGCAACTCTTCTTTGCCTGAGGGCTCAAATAACCACCTTCATGTTCTTCAAGACTCACTGCaaatttgtttttgcttttctgtttgctagACCTTCCACTCTGGCACAACCTGCTATTACAATTCCCAATTAATTTCTAAAGAAGACAATCTGACTAAATCAGATATAAGGGGGTACAGAGCTGGTGTTAAGCCCGTAGCTTTtaactgcctttttttaaaattaaacattaattcCATAGGCATTACACCAGTATCTTAACTTTTTCTATGATAGCTCCTTATCCTAGCTGTAAATATCCTTGTTTATAATACTCAGGTGAAgcagtaaataaattttatgttAAATTCTCATGCTAAATGAAGATAAAGCAGGGTGAATTTAGAAGACACTAAATTCCCACTTTTGACACTGACCTAATGCAAATCAACTCTTTTTATTACCATCTGGCAGCTGTGCAAACaccattaatttatttataacagATCTGGAGCTTTGCACATGTCATTTACCACTACTGCACtgtttgtaaaataaaggaacaagtaaataaataaatgactgGATTGATACAATACCTCTAGATTTCCATTCTCCATTTCTCTACAATGTAATGCATCATCAATATCTGTACAACCAGGAGGATCAACACTACAAACATTCAGATGCCTTAAGTCCTCCCTGTGTTTCATATCCTGAAAttcaaaagaagcaaaaaattgttttcaagaACACCTTCCTTTCCATAGTAAAAATAATCATTTGAGAAAGGCAAGATCTTCCCAAGGAACGAAGCATTTTCAGaatgtttgttttgctttgggaattatttctgtttgtttgttttaggaCAAGAACAAAACAGATATGCAGAAACTacaatgataaaaaaaaaacccacagaagaTCAAgtactaaatttttttttggtttacaGAAGTGAGGAAGAGAATCAGAATACAACCATAGTTTTATCATGATCTTAGAATTAGCAGGACTAGGAATCGAGactttttaaagtgaaattttgACTGAAATCCAGCTGAATGACTTGTCTTGGATATGACTGCTCCTAAGTCTAGCTTTCTAAGGCTTAGATGTCTAGATAGTTGAAAAGAACTGCACACTTTAGAAGTATCTACCCTTGCAAAATGGCTACAAAAAGATCTCTTAGACTAGACAACTGATTTTTAGAGAGCTAATTTACACAAAGATCCCTTGTGTTtcaacattcagaaaaaaaaaggagtaggTAGTAAATTATAATAGAAGTAGCCAACCTCCAGGAGATTAAAACACAAACCCGAAAACACTCAGCCCAACCCAAATCAAAAAATATCGTGCTCAAATTGTTTCCTAATGACATTTTCCTGTAACTTCTAAAGCAACCATTTCCTGTATTTAAGCTACTgtggaaaatgtaaaattcacTAACTGTATTTGAATGAGTAATTCTGCAAACacaaatttctctttctttaattACTGTATTACAGCAGAAATATATTAAAGTCTCCATGCCTCAGACTAATTGGGATGACACATAGGCTGCCGTATTTGGTTACAAAGCTATTTTGCATGATGAAAAACTCCTAGGGATGATTGTATAGTTGCTGGAATTGCAGTCTCTCTCCTTTGCAGAAAAccttcttttatctttttattctttaacaAAACGTGTAGtatcatctttattttaaaatatttgtcctCAACAAACACAGTTTTAGCCAAAATGCAAAAACTTGAAGAGCTCTTATTTCCATTGGAAATCCAGCTGAAAGTTCACACTAAGACAGAACGGTCCTGGACAACATTTCTCGTCTGTATCTGGTGCACTGGGATATTCAAGAATGTCACAGTTTGCATTGAAGGGGAAGGCACAATAATTACCACAATAACTTACGAATTATTACCTCTTCGGTAATGCTCCATGGCATTTTTGGTAGGAAACTAAGGACAGCCTGGGAAAAAGCCTGGTGAGGGACATCATGTTCAAGCAGGAGAacttctgtctctgtctctttaTCTCCAGCGCTTCCCAAATTCTTTACAAAATGACCCTGAGGAATAATACAGGTACATACACGCACACGTATCAAGCAATACCATTGTGTCCAAAACTAAGTATTTGAGAACATTAACCCTTAGGTTATTCTTATATTAAACTACACAGTAGGAGCAATCTTTTTCAATTTGGTTAACTTTCTCACCTTtaagagaaatttaattttaaacatttatttgatTCTCTAAGTCTGAACCAAGTCCATCCCCCTCCTTTCTTAGAATGGCTCTAAATTCTCCACAATTAAGACTCCAAAAATTATAAACGTGAAATCATttttgcaggaaggaaaaaccaCTGCTGcaaaaacagcaaaactaaTACACTCTCATTTCTCTATGGGCTTGGCCTTGTGCCACACATCTCACACCCTAATACCACATCAACTCTACCTTATTCCTCACTTCTCTGCAGTAATGCTGACTTTCTCTTAATGCTTCTTCCATATATTCCATGTCCCTTCAGTTCTCTAAACTAGCGGGAGCCACCTGTGCTCCGCTTCATTACAAGCTGTGTATTCCCACATGAGCCCCTTGAAGACTTCAAAACCCGGCTAGTGTTCTACGCAAATGGAAGGCAGGGTCCTCAGTTTCTCATACAGCCTCTGTTACTTACACTGAACCTTTAACTACTTTTAACCTACTGGCAATTTGATTGCATTTGGTGCATTTGTCAAGTATCTGCTAGGACAGTGACTGGTACGCATGAATGAGCAAAATCAGAGCGAAAGATTCACATTTCTAGGAACACAGACTAAAACAACGCAGTCCTTGGTTACTCTGTATAAAGCACCTTAAGTAGCCCATATATGTTTCACTGCAGAACTGGATGAGTAAGCTTTTTAAGCATAACCCCATAGCTGGTGGTAAGACCAAATTAAATCATTTGAGGACTTCCTTAATTTGCACCATCAAATGGCACTCAAAGAATTCAAACTTCATGTCAACACTGTTTGCAGTTACTCAGTGTTGcagataataaatattttacctaAGAACACAAAACATCAGATAGTTAAaagttcagaagaaaatgctaaaCTTACATTCGGATACCTGGAATTCCTGGGCCAACCATCAATAGCAACAATTATTCTTTGCCCTTCCAATGTATCTGCTTGTCTGGTTTCTATTCGAATGCGAGGAATTCTGCGATCAGCTGGTGTAAACAAATGGCGCCTTGCCTATTAACAACCAGAGAAAGGAACAATTAATTTccaattcaagaaaaaaaaacaaccctgcaCTTAAGTGAATCATTTCCTCACCTCTTTGATCTGTGACTTGGAAAGCATCCCACAATACGGCCGCCAGTTTCGTTTTATAATGCCCACTACTCTTCCCGTAGGCCTCAGCATGTCCTTGTTAACAGAAGTCTTCAGCTGGTAGAACAGgttaaaaatacagaactgtCTGAACTCACGTTTAACTACAGCAGGTAACTTAAACTTTAGTAGCAACATTTTGTAACTCATTATAAATTCTATTATGACTTCATAAATAGAACCTCCTGTGCCTCCCTGTGCTTCGCATAACTTTTAGTATTTTCAGTATGTGACACGACTACTTAGCTGTGAGTTAGCAAAGACAGTGGGAGAAGACAGCGTTctcagtttttttctgctgttcttcatttttctgaaatgatgTCCattaagaaaacccaaacaaataacaTTTTCCATGTTATCTTACAAcctattattttaattttttggagTCCTTTTATGCTGCCTGAAAATTCTCCAGTAATTCTCCACATAATCATTAAAAAACGTTCCCATGAAATTCAGTGGAAAggtaatttttaagaaattatctTCTTGTACAAGGCATACATGCGTGTGCACTGCATGCACATGAAGTGGAATTACTGAAAgacccaaaaatattttacaacagGTTCCAAGTGTATGTATTGCCTATAAAAGGTGCCTCTCGGTATGATACACCACCTGCTCCTACTCTAACAAATCCTAATCTGCACATCAGTATATAAAGATTTACATTATTACATTATTACATGACTACCATTCAGTAACTTTTGGATTTATTAAGCTTAATAAAGTAAAGTGGGAATTTCTAGCAGAGACTAATTAAAAATGATCCATTTTATCCACCATCATGTACTTAACACAACTGTACAATTACAATTAAGTTTCATAATTTCTGTAATCACATTTTATAAAGAGCATATACTAATCTAAAGCCTAACACTGTCAGGGTACCACAGATTTCATCTCTTTCGTAACACCACAgttaagaaaaattttttctttcatacaatgttttctttctcctcttcactTTCAATGCCCTCTTCATTCTGGCCATCATCTTGCAAAACCACGGAGGACGGTGCCACCCATTCATCTTTTGCCAACAGCTCCACGGCTACAACATCTTCATGAATCGCTCGGTTTAAATGTTTCAGTCCCTGTACAATTATCTGgattttttagaaaacaaaatggaaatgcaaatattcatGATGATGAAAACAGAAGACCCAAATCTAAGGAGTGTAACAGAAGAGTAAACACGTGTGACAGGCTCTACATtccaaagaacattttaaagcatgttTGTGATGcagttttttcctctgccaAGGTTTCTTACAGTACAGATGATCTTACTTCAACATTCCAATTGCTTCTATATGAAATATGTTTTCCcctggtttttgggggtttaATTAAATCAGACAATCCTATTTTTGCAGGATAGGGGATTCCACATACTACTGAGAATGAGGAATAAAAGAGAGACAAGAGAAGTACCTCCAGCTGCCACAAATAGGGAGGGAGGAGACAACTGCCACTGCTTGGAAACAGCATCTATACATCTGTACCAACTGAGAATCTAGCAGGCAGACAGATGGATTAACTGCTGGGTGGGGAACAGCCCATCTACTCCTCATCAAGCAGGAAAATAGCAGGGGAAACAAAGCAGAACCCCATAAGGGCTCacaactgtttttttcctgaaaatcctCCTACACACTTGCTCCTGTGTCTTTCACTATGCAtttcaaactgattttaaaagctgttacGAGCCAATTGAAAAACTATTAACAACCAAGACTCATCTTTATTTTACCAATTGCTTTATcacactgtaattttaaatacattattcttttttcagaaagagcATAGTCAGCATTTCAGCAGTCTATAtccatacaaataaaaaatgcaagcaccagcaaaaacatcagaaaaaaaccagaagagtaAAAAATTACTAATATGCTCCATTTTAACATATGTCACCatgaaagaattaaattttaagtCATTATTAAGGCTAGTTAAAGTTTACAGCATGGaggtaaaataaaaactcacctctttattttcttcagcatctcCATGAACCCAAACAGTAGCTTCAAGATAATTCTCTCTGCTTGCCCTGTAAGTTCCTTGGAGGTAAATACCAGATTTTATTCCTTGCTGCAATTTGCTAAGAGGAATATGTTCTgggaatattatttttccaccttctatttctttctttaggaaaaaagaaaaaaaagagaggaaattttcagtattttatattcATGTTAATTTCAAAACCAAGCTCAGGAACACGACACACTGAAGCTAACAAACTACCTAATGTAACTGTGTGTAGGTatgaaaaatgaacaataatgaaaaattgtTATTAAGCAGTACTTTTCCTAATGAATCatcaaaagcataaaaatatggCAATCATAGaaacttttcctgttttcctgcactTACTTAAAAATATACTGGACAATTTTATGTTGATTTGGATACAGTGATTAAACAGCCACTTAACAAAGAAAGATTAGCGTAGCAAAGAGTATGGTGCAGAGTGTATCTACTGTAAGCTATAGAAAGCATTATGAAAATACATTACTGTGACTAAACTTTGGAGCAGTCAGACAACTGCTTACACCTGAATGATCTACAGTTAACTGCTGAGAACACCTGAGCCCTCCACTTTCTTCCTCCACTCTTGCATAGAGGTCTATTCTGTTAAAACTAACTCTGATGAAATTAACTTTCCCATTTTTGTGGCGAGTGTTCAGCTTTATCAGTTGTTTGTCAACATATAAGCCTTTGTGTTTATTCTGATAAACACAAAGCACAAGCAAGTAGAAGAGGATGTAGCTCAActctgagctgcagcctgcatTTATGTCAACTTCACTAtcaccaaaagaaaatgtttttgatcTATAACATAGATTTCCCAGCAGACACGAAACAAAGATCTAAATGGTTTGcaatatattttggttttattttgttccaattatttctcatatttatACACTTTATTTAACCTACTGTTATTATTCTCATCTTCACAACAGTTAACTAAAGCAACTGGCTTTTTACAGATAACAAGATACATACTAACAGGCATATAAGCAGGACTGAAAATGGCtgcaatatttcctttttacttttcagttgTGAAAAAGTTAAATTGCCAAAATGGTAATAAAGTCCAGACTCCTTGTATTCTAAACTGACGTCAGTACCCTGACACACAGTACGCAATATTATACTACAAGCTATTTGcgattaatttattttataaaacgAAAATAAAAACATACCCCTTCATCAGATACACAAGCAAGACGATCTACAAGCTCAGGATTAGCTGTCAAGCTTTTTATATATTCCTCACCTAAAAAAgcacacacataaatatttatgcaagAGATGCGTGGGATTTAGGTATGAAGAGACTGCTCGGTTTATTTAACCAATAAATTAAACATACATACTACTTCACTTACATGTATAAGCAGTTATCCCTTCCTCCAGAGCTTTCTCTTTATTAGTTCTGTCATTCGTTAAAAAGACAACTTGAATCTTCTCCTCATCCTCTATTCTCTTCAAGTGTTCATTGTACCATTTCACTGCTACCCGAATGGCTCTGTCATTGCGGTCGTTAGAAGTTTCTCCCCGCTTTTGCTCTATGTACGTTTctctaaataaattttaaaaacaaaggggGTGcttgacaaaacaaaacaaatcccaacATCTAtctatactttaaaaaaatttccagaCAAGTAAGATCAAGGCTGTTAGGCCAAAAGAATCATTACTGTACCCATTTTTGTAACAGGTGTAACTCTCCTTAGGCCACTAAAAGGCCAAGAAACAGATAGCTAAAGGAAAATAGGAAGGAAGTGTTCATTTCTAATACAACTTTCTCACAGAAAATTGAAGAGGTTTGCATTCATGCTGTTAGAACTATGGATTCAAGATTCCTAGAACTATGGTACTGCAGTATTGGAAACTAATAATGAGCACAAATAAGAGCAAATTAATTGCACCTTCATTTCTTAGAGCTTTCTGTCACTAACTTAAAGGATTTTTGAATTATGCTACACACTAAGCTGACAATATTAATAAAAGCATTGGAGTATGTTTAAAAGGGacacaaaaatggaaaatcagTATCCTACTGCTCAAAATAACAGCGCTGTCTGTAAAGCTTATTCAGTATTCTAACCCCCTTTTCATAACATACATAGACTTACATAACTATAAACAGAAAAGCTCCTGGAACATCAACTATTTTCCAACAATATTCCTTAGAAATATACAGTTCTATGACACCagtgtaatttttcttccaatcCACATGTTCCAGttttgtttcccattttcttttacCAGGTATCAGCAAAACTTTGTCATAACCCATTCCACACCTTACCTGTGATGCTCATTGGTGAAagaatagaaatgtttttctgggttttgaaTCAGGTCCCTAATTCGCTTGTACACTGGCGCACTCCGATTCCTGACTTCTTGTAGGACTGTCTGCAGCACAATGACATTCTTAATAACAGGATCTTCAAGGATATCAATCTGAGGAACAAAATGAATATGAATTAAAATTGTTGTTTAATTCTATCCAATAATAGgacttgaaatatttccttggCTAATATGTGAAAAGCTAACATGAATAATGAATGGCACTACTTCTACCTTTTTCTCTCACTACTGGAAAACTGAACAGTGTATTGAGTGTattgttttctcctcttgtggggaaaaaagtcaaataGGATTTTCCAGCCTGTCTGTGACCTGAAGTGAAGGACTTATTCTGACTTCCAACAAATTAATCCCCAATGTGTGCAGGATTCCAAACAAATGCAAGGCCAAGTGTACACAACAAATTTTGCTTACATAAAATGGGTTCCTGTAAAATTTACCCTTAGTAAACAAAATGCAACTATGCACAATCTGACAGAAATCTGACATAATTTACAGGCTGTCTGCCTTTGTGAGGAATGCAAGCCATAAAATGGTACCCAACTACTCTTATATAGCTGATGTGCCTATGTATGTGTAGGCTTGAGTTCTCCAGAAAAAATCCCACTGCTAAACTGAAATTTCATCCATGGAGTCAAATCGACGGGAATTCTGCAAACtcctctttgcttttgaaagaccttttcctttttaaggaatttcattaaatttttcagCACTTTTCTTTGCCAACTCCTGATACCAAGACCAAGAAATGTGCACTAGAGACCCATGTAATCTATTGGGAGAAGAAGATGGGAGCTTCACTTCCTAAGCTTGTGGCAAGAAACTGTGCAAACCCACCTGCAAAATGAGACAGTAGTAAGTCTCTAGAGGGCACAGctaaaagaattaaaagcaaTACCAGATGGAGCTTCTGTGAACCTGATATTTACATGACCTGAAAGATTTAGAGCTGTGGGAAGAAATCCAGCATTATTCAATGCATAAGCTGAAGCACTAGGCCAAGTCTTACTGTGGCAAATCTGTTTCAGTTTCTAGGCAAAACCCTTCCCTACTGTTACCAAGACTTCCTAATCTCCACTTCTCCAGTTCCTGTCAGCACACCCAGGCATTCTCAGAGCATTCTCtaggacacacacacaaacttcACCAACAGACACCAAGAAGTCCATTTGTACGAGGCTGAAAATATCCCCCTGACCTGCTGTTTTGGGACGAAAACCCTTACAACTTTTGGGATCTCTGCTGAAACACACAAGTGTTGTGCCTGTCTCTAGAGTACTCCATGTTAGGATTCATATATTAGTTCCAGTCTCCAAATTCTGCACAGGGCTATTCTACCTTAGCTTTCAATACATAGGTATtgaaaaacaaccaaagaaaaaactTAAATATCAAGCTTGGAAATTACTCCCAGCCTCAAAGTCTACTGTCTGCCCTGCTCAGACTCAAACCTTTGCACAGCCATTGGTGGGCTGCAGAGTTAAAGGTGCCCCCGTGCTTCCAGAGTTATACATGGGATGATTTTGCACCTTCTATTCACTACGTGAAATCAACATCACAGTATAAAAAACATAAACCTACatcctgaaaaacagaagaggcATTCAGAAAAATTCAGTGACCACAGAAGATCCAAAAATTCAGTGATGACACAAAGATCCCAATCGCTATTTCAGAGTCTAACAACTTTCCCTGCTTGAATTTTCATACCCATATCAGACTACAAcgagaaaattaaataaatacatacatactGTTCTTTATTCCTACgattcaggcagaaaaaaaaagaaaccacaaaaaccaaacccaacacaacaacaaaaaagaaaacgACAcaacaagacaaacaaaaaaacccacaagcacACACTTTCGCCCCGCATAAAACTGGACCACAGACTAAGACCAGACCAGGCTCGCCGATGCTGCAGCCTTCTCctcaggagctggcagaggaagaaaagactaCCCGGGCAGGGATCAAGCAGCCACAGGAAACAAGGGAGGAGCCAAGCCCGCAGCGCGCTGCCAAACGCGCCTCTCCAGCGGGACGCCGGAATCCACACGGAAACTTACACCCACAGGGATTTAACACGGCCGGCGCGGGGAAGGCTTGAGCCTCCACATGGAGCCCGGCCGGGCCCAGAGGAAGGCAGCGGCGGGCCCTCCCCAGCGCTGAGGCGGCCGCACCATCCGTCCCTCCCGGAGCTGCTGACCTGGTGCAGGAGCAGGTTGGTGTCGGGCAGGACGAAGTGCGGCCCggggcagaggctgctggcgGGGCCGCTGGGACGCGCCTCCAGCCCGGGCGCGTTCCCGCTGCCGGTGCCGGGCGGGCAGAGGCGGCACGCGGCGGCGCCGCACGCGATGTCATCGCGCAGGTAG
It includes:
- the DIS3 gene encoding exosome complex exonuclease RRP44, producing the protein MLTSRTFVRRTRAGAVVKVVREHYLRDDIACGAAACRLCPPGTGSGNAPGLEARPSGPASSLCPGPHFVLPDTNLLLHQIDILEDPVIKNVIVLQTVLQEVRNRSAPVYKRIRDLIQNPEKHFYSFTNEHHRETYIEQKRGETSNDRNDRAIRVAVKWYNEHLKRIEDEEKIQVVFLTNDRTNKEKALEEGITAYTCEEYIKSLTANPELVDRLACVSDEGKEIEGGKIIFPEHIPLSKLQQGIKSGIYLQGTYRASRENYLEATVWVHGDAEENKEIIVQGLKHLNRAIHEDVVAVELLAKDEWVAPSSVVLQDDGQNEEGIESEEEKENILKTSVNKDMLRPTGRVVGIIKRNWRPYCGMLSKSQIKEARRHLFTPADRRIPRIRIETRQADTLEGQRIIVAIDGWPRNSRYPNGHFVKNLGSAGDKETETEVLLLEHDVPHQAFSQAVLSFLPKMPWSITEEDMKHREDLRHLNVCSVDPPGCTDIDDALHCREMENGNLEVGVHIADVSHFIRPGNALDEESVKRGTTVYLCEKRIDMVPELLSSNLCSLRSNVDRLAFSCIWEMNHKAEILKTRFTKSIINSKASLTYAEAQMRIDSATMNDAITTSLRGLNKLAKVLKKKRIDNGALTLASPEVRFHMDSETHDPIDLQTKELKETNSMVEEFMLLANISVAQKIYDEFPEFALLRKHPAPPPSNYDILVKSAKSKNLEIKTDSAKALAESLDKAESPTFPYLNTLLRILATRCMMQAVYFCSGMDSDFHHYGLASPIYTHFTSPIRRYADIIVHRLLAVAIGADSTYPELTDKHKLAEMCKNLNYRHKMAQYAQRASVAFHTQLFFKTKGVVNEDAYILFVRKNAIVVLIPKYGLEGTVFFEEKDKPTPKLEYNSEVPSLTVEDTTLRVFDKVKVNIMLDDSNIQHQKMRMVLVEPKILGNDMPASLSAEASSKDEPEKKKKKLQK